A region of Streptomyces paludis DNA encodes the following proteins:
- a CDS encoding acyl-CoA carboxylase epsilon subunit has translation MIKVVRGNPTPEELAAALAVVQARAAATAASGQAAGPPAPPAEWSAPARIAHHRLPAPGPRAWARTYWPG, from the coding sequence ATGATCAAGGTTGTACGAGGCAACCCCACCCCCGAGGAGCTGGCCGCCGCCCTCGCCGTGGTCCAGGCCCGCGCGGCGGCGACGGCGGCGTCCGGGCAGGCGGCGGGCCCCCCGGCGCCGCCCGCCGAGTGGTCCGCCCCGGCCCGGATCGCCCACCACCGGCTGCCGGCGCCGGGACCGCGCGCGTGGGCACGTACGTACTGGCCCGGCTAG
- the mmpB gene encoding morphogenic membrane protein MmpB, whose translation MLWSDPENQPPQELRDAQFMMRRAGILLALAIVAGMIILGFI comes from the coding sequence ATGTTGTGGTCCGACCCTGAGAATCAGCCCCCGCAGGAGCTGCGCGACGCACAGTTCATGATGCGCCGCGCAGGCATCCTGCTCGCCCTCGCCATCGTGGCGGGCATGATCATCCTGGGCTTCATCTGA
- a CDS encoding DeoR/GlpR family DNA-binding transcription regulator — protein MFAAERRQLILEMVRANGAVSLRELARVVQTSEVTVRRDVRALEAEGLLDRRHGGAVLPGGFTRESGFPQKSHLATAEKTAIADLAASLVEEGEAVVVGAGTTTQELARRLARIPGLTVVTNSLLVAQALAHANRVEVVMTGGTLRGSNYALVGSGAEQSLQGLRVTRAFLSGSGLTAERGLSTSNMLSASVDRALVQAAAEVVVLADHTKLGTDTMFQTVPTDLISRLVTNEPPAQDERAATELQALADQGVRVSVAGGVASGVAGGSGGSAGGDSGGPPGARSRRDVPLPGQRRTHGPSGPGSPSGGTGGAQPLRSAPPLAQQEPGERARVADMRRR, from the coding sequence GTGTTCGCTGCAGAACGTCGCCAATTGATTCTCGAAATGGTGCGCGCCAACGGGGCCGTGTCGCTCCGTGAGCTTGCCCGTGTCGTCCAGACCTCTGAAGTGACCGTACGGCGGGACGTGCGGGCGCTGGAGGCCGAAGGACTCCTCGACCGCCGGCACGGCGGTGCGGTACTGCCGGGTGGATTCACGCGAGAATCCGGCTTTCCGCAAAAATCGCATCTCGCAACGGCGGAGAAGACGGCCATCGCCGATCTCGCCGCGAGCCTCGTCGAAGAGGGCGAAGCCGTGGTCGTCGGCGCCGGTACGACCACGCAGGAGCTGGCCCGCCGGCTCGCGCGGATCCCCGGGCTGACCGTCGTCACCAACTCCCTGCTGGTCGCGCAGGCGCTGGCGCACGCCAACCGCGTCGAGGTCGTCATGACCGGCGGAACGCTGCGCGGCTCCAACTACGCGCTCGTCGGCAGCGGCGCGGAACAGTCCCTCCAGGGCCTCCGCGTCACCCGCGCGTTCCTCTCGGGGAGCGGGCTGACGGCCGAACGCGGCCTCTCCACGTCCAACATGCTCTCGGCGAGCGTCGACCGGGCGCTGGTGCAGGCGGCGGCGGAGGTCGTCGTCCTCGCCGACCACACGAAGCTCGGCACCGACACGATGTTCCAGACGGTGCCCACCGATCTGATCAGCCGCCTCGTCACCAACGAGCCGCCCGCGCAGGACGAGCGCGCGGCGACGGAGCTTCAGGCGCTGGCGGATCAGGGCGTACGGGTGTCGGTGGCGGGCGGCGTCGCGTCCGGGGTGGCCGGCGGGTCCGGTGGTTCTGCCGGAGGTGACTCGGGGGGGCCGCCGGGGGCGCGGTCGCGCCGCGATGTGCCGCTTCCGGGGCAGCGCCGTACGCATGGCCCGTCCGGGCCGGGGAGCCCGTCCGGCGGGACGGGGGGCGCGCAGCCGTTACGGAGCGCACCGCCGCTGGCCCAGCAGGAGCCGGGGGAGCGGGCTCGGGTGGCGGACATGCGGCGTCGGTAG
- a CDS encoding acetyl/propionyl/methylcrotonyl-CoA carboxylase subunit alpha: MRKVLIANRGEIAVRVARACRDAGIGSVAVYADPDRDALHVRAADEAFALGGDTPAASYLDIAKVLQAAKDSGADAIHPGYGFLSENAEFAQAVLDADLIWIGPPPQAIRDLGDKVAARHIAQRAGAPLVAGTPDPVSGSAEVVAFAEQHGLPIAIKAAFGGGGRGLKVARTLEEIPELYDSAVREAVAAFGRGECFVERYLDRPRHVETQCLADSHGNVVVVSTRDCSLQRRHQKLVEEAPAPFLTEAQNAELYAASKAILREADYVGAGTVEFLVGQDGTISFLEVNTRLQVEHPVTEEVTGLDLVREMFRIADGEELGYGDPAVRGHSFEFRINGEDPGRGFLPAPGTVTVFAPPSGPGVRLDAGVESGSVIGPAWDSLLAKLIVTGATREQALQRAARALAEFNVEGMATAIPFHRAVVSDPAFTADPFTVHTRWIETEFVNEIPAFTVPGESDEDESGRETIVVEVGGKRLEVSLPVSLGMSLARTGLAAGAKPKRRAAKKSASAASGDTLASPMQGTIVKVAVEEGQEVKEGDLIVVLEAMKMEQPLNAHRSGTVKGLSAEVGASLTSGATICEIKS, encoded by the coding sequence GTGCGCAAGGTGCTCATCGCCAACCGTGGCGAAATCGCTGTCCGCGTTGCCCGGGCCTGCCGGGACGCCGGGATCGGAAGCGTAGCCGTCTACGCCGACCCGGACCGGGACGCCCTGCATGTCCGCGCGGCAGACGAGGCGTTCGCCCTGGGCGGTGACACCCCGGCGGCCAGCTATCTGGACATCGCGAAGGTGCTCCAGGCTGCCAAGGACTCGGGGGCGGACGCGATCCACCCCGGCTACGGCTTCCTGTCCGAGAACGCCGAGTTCGCCCAGGCCGTACTGGACGCGGACCTGATCTGGATCGGCCCGCCCCCGCAGGCCATCCGCGACCTCGGCGACAAGGTCGCCGCCCGGCACATCGCCCAGCGCGCCGGCGCCCCGCTGGTCGCGGGCACCCCCGACCCGGTCTCCGGCTCCGCCGAGGTCGTCGCGTTCGCCGAGCAGCACGGCCTGCCGATCGCCATCAAGGCCGCCTTCGGCGGTGGCGGACGCGGCCTCAAGGTCGCCCGTACGCTCGAAGAGATCCCCGAGCTGTATGACTCGGCGGTCCGCGAGGCCGTCGCCGCCTTCGGCCGCGGCGAGTGCTTCGTGGAGCGCTACCTCGACCGCCCCCGGCACGTCGAGACCCAGTGCCTGGCCGACTCGCACGGCAACGTCGTCGTCGTCTCCACCCGCGACTGCTCGCTCCAGCGCCGCCACCAGAAGCTGGTCGAGGAGGCCCCCGCGCCGTTCCTCACCGAGGCGCAGAACGCCGAGCTGTACGCCGCCTCGAAGGCGATCCTGCGCGAGGCCGACTATGTCGGCGCCGGCACGGTCGAGTTCCTCGTCGGCCAGGACGGCACGATCTCCTTCCTTGAGGTCAACACCCGCCTCCAGGTGGAGCACCCGGTCACCGAGGAGGTCACCGGCCTCGACCTCGTCCGCGAGATGTTCCGTATCGCCGACGGCGAGGAGCTGGGCTACGGCGACCCCGCCGTACGCGGCCACTCCTTCGAGTTCCGCATCAACGGCGAGGACCCGGGCCGCGGCTTCCTCCCGGCCCCCGGCACGGTGACGGTCTTCGCCCCGCCGTCCGGCCCCGGCGTCCGGCTGGACGCGGGCGTGGAGTCCGGCTCGGTCATCGGCCCCGCCTGGGACTCGCTGCTGGCCAAGCTCATCGTCACCGGCGCCACCCGCGAGCAGGCCCTCCAGCGCGCGGCCCGCGCCCTCGCCGAGTTCAACGTCGAGGGCATGGCCACCGCGATCCCCTTCCACCGCGCCGTGGTCAGCGACCCCGCCTTCACCGCCGACCCGTTCACGGTCCACACCCGCTGGATCGAGACGGAGTTCGTCAACGAGATCCCGGCGTTCACCGTCCCCGGTGAGAGCGACGAGGACGAGTCCGGCCGCGAGACCATCGTGGTCGAGGTCGGCGGCAAGCGCCTGGAGGTCTCCCTCCCGGTCAGCCTCGGCATGTCCCTGGCCCGTACCGGCCTCGCCGCCGGCGCCAAACCGAAGCGGCGCGCCGCCAAGAAGTCCGCCTCCGCGGCCTCCGGCGACACGCTCGCCTCCCCGATGCAGGGCACCATCGTCAAGGTGGCCGTCGAGGAGGGCCAGGAGGTCAAGGAGGGCGACCTCATCGTCGTCCTCGAAGCCATGAAGATGGAGCAGCCCCTCAACGCGCACCGCTCCGGCACGGTCAAGGGCCTGAGCGCCGAGGTCGGCGCCTCCCTCACGTCCGGCGCCACCATCTGCGAGATCAAGAGCTGA
- a CDS encoding carbonic anhydrase, producing the protein MKALLDRARSFRRRVDFESDAYRKLAEGQFPEALFVACSDSRVIPALITGARPGEVFEMRNAGNIVPPHRPCAVSGEAATIEYALEVLDVQDIVVCGHSHCGAMGALASGKDLSGLPGVGAWLEVARPGLASVLERPVPGDGGIMGGATGQTPGEPGSALVTELAQLNVRVQLAALREYPAARRRLAEGRLRLHGWYYEVDTGEVWELDESDNSFLVHAC; encoded by the coding sequence ATGAAGGCACTGCTCGACCGCGCCCGATCGTTCCGGCGCAGGGTGGATTTCGAGAGCGACGCATACCGGAAACTGGCCGAAGGTCAATTTCCGGAGGCGCTCTTCGTCGCCTGTTCCGATTCTCGGGTGATTCCGGCACTGATCACCGGTGCGCGACCCGGCGAGGTATTCGAAATGCGCAATGCGGGCAACATCGTGCCGCCCCACCGGCCCTGCGCGGTGTCCGGGGAGGCAGCCACCATCGAGTACGCGCTGGAAGTGCTGGATGTTCAGGACATCGTCGTCTGCGGCCACTCGCACTGTGGTGCGATGGGCGCGCTGGCCTCCGGCAAGGATCTCTCCGGGCTGCCCGGGGTCGGCGCCTGGCTGGAGGTCGCCCGGCCGGGGCTCGCCTCCGTACTCGAACGGCCCGTGCCCGGCGACGGCGGGATCATGGGCGGAGCTACGGGCCAAACCCCGGGCGAACCCGGATCCGCGCTGGTCACCGAGCTGGCGCAGCTGAACGTACGGGTGCAGCTGGCCGCCCTGCGCGAGTACCCGGCCGCCCGGCGGCGGCTGGCCGAGGGACGGCTGCGGCTGCACGGCTGGTACTACGAGGTGGACACCGGCGAGGTGTGGGAGCTGGACGAGAGCGACAACAGCTTTCTGGTGCACGCGTGCTGA
- a CDS encoding SulP family inorganic anion transporter — MPPRPPAAPPPRPPDLAKKPGNAPGTAPKVDLATEIVASFVVFLVALPLCIGVAVASGAPPELGIISGVVGGLVVGMARGSTLQVSGPAAGLAALVADAVLEFGLATLGVIVLASGVLQIGLGLIRLGRMFQAISIAVVQGMLAGIGLPLMFSQLYPMADAKAVGKPVENMLGVPGLLVDTFADPQKAIAAALGAVTVALSFVWKKIPLPGPLKKVPAALVAVAGGMAVAALPGVEITTLQVGNLLASVQVPGPTQFAALANGAVLTTVLTFTVIASAESLFTAAAVDRMHSGPRTRYNSELIAQGAGNTLCGLLGALPMTAVVARSSANVQAGAKTRISRTLHGLWLLAFALLLPNVLALIPVCVLAGVLVHSGWKLFAPEEFPKMWRQDRGEFGVMTLTTVVIVATALLEGVLVGLAAGIGLAALRMSRTSVRTEVRDDTAKLVMTGNVTFLRLPKLIDALEEVAAAGTPRIRLDLTGVTHWDHACRSQVDEFVAQRRASGGIRVELLRPDEPGAPTPPVVQAAPAAPDVPGPTAEWFYLDPTPVEDLLPPEQRIWARADR; from the coding sequence ATGCCGCCCCGCCCGCCGGCCGCGCCGCCGCCACGGCCACCCGATCTCGCGAAGAAGCCCGGCAACGCACCTGGTACCGCGCCCAAGGTGGACCTCGCCACCGAGATCGTCGCCTCCTTCGTCGTCTTCCTCGTCGCGCTCCCGCTCTGCATCGGCGTCGCCGTGGCCTCCGGTGCCCCGCCGGAGCTGGGCATCATCTCGGGTGTCGTCGGCGGCCTGGTCGTGGGCATGGCGCGCGGCTCGACGCTCCAGGTCAGCGGCCCGGCCGCCGGGCTCGCCGCGCTCGTCGCGGACGCCGTGCTGGAGTTCGGCCTCGCCACCCTCGGGGTGATCGTGCTGGCGTCCGGGGTGCTCCAGATCGGACTGGGGCTGATCCGGCTCGGCCGGATGTTCCAGGCGATCTCCATCGCGGTCGTCCAGGGCATGCTGGCCGGGATCGGGCTGCCGCTCATGTTCAGCCAGCTCTATCCGATGGCCGACGCCAAGGCGGTCGGCAAGCCGGTCGAGAACATGCTCGGTGTCCCCGGGCTCCTCGTGGACACCTTCGCCGATCCCCAGAAGGCGATCGCGGCGGCGCTCGGCGCGGTCACCGTCGCGCTGAGCTTCGTATGGAAGAAGATCCCGCTGCCCGGCCCGCTGAAGAAGGTGCCGGCCGCGCTGGTCGCGGTGGCCGGCGGGATGGCGGTGGCGGCGCTGCCCGGGGTGGAGATCACCACGCTCCAGGTCGGCAATCTGCTCGCCTCCGTACAGGTGCCGGGACCCACGCAGTTCGCGGCGCTCGCCAACGGCGCCGTGCTCACCACCGTCCTCACCTTCACCGTCATCGCCTCGGCGGAGAGCCTCTTCACCGCCGCCGCCGTGGACCGTATGCACAGCGGCCCCCGCACCCGCTACAACTCCGAGCTGATCGCCCAGGGCGCCGGCAACACCCTCTGCGGACTCCTCGGCGCGCTGCCCATGACGGCCGTCGTCGCGCGCAGCTCGGCCAACGTCCAGGCGGGCGCGAAGACCCGGATCTCCCGCACCCTGCACGGGCTGTGGCTGCTGGCCTTCGCGCTGCTGCTGCCGAACGTGCTTGCGCTCATCCCGGTCTGCGTACTGGCCGGGGTGCTGGTGCACAGCGGCTGGAAGCTGTTCGCGCCGGAGGAGTTCCCGAAGATGTGGCGGCAGGACCGGGGCGAGTTCGGCGTCATGACCCTGACCACCGTAGTGATCGTCGCCACCGCCCTGCTCGAAGGCGTGCTGGTGGGGCTGGCGGCGGGGATCGGGCTGGCCGCGCTGCGGATGTCCCGTACCTCCGTACGCACCGAGGTACGGGACGACACGGCGAAGCTGGTCATGACGGGCAACGTGACCTTCCTGCGGCTGCCGAAGCTCATCGACGCGCTGGAGGAGGTCGCCGCCGCCGGGACGCCCCGGATCCGGCTCGACCTGACCGGTGTGACCCACTGGGACCACGCCTGCCGCAGCCAGGTCGACGAGTTCGTCGCCCAGCGCCGGGCCTCGGGCGGGATACGGGTGGAGCTGCTCCGCCCGGACGAGCCGGGCGCCCCGACCCCGCCGGTGGTTCAAGCGGCTCCCGCGGCGCCGGACGTGCCCGGCCCGACGGCGGAGTGGTTCTACCTCGACCCGACCCCGGTGGAGGATCTGCTGCCGCCGGAACAGCGCATCTGGGCGCGCGCTGACCGCTAG
- a CDS encoding TetR/AcrR family transcriptional regulator, whose product MRADARRNYDRLLTEARLSFAAHGTDASLEDIARRAGVGIGTLYRHFPNRHALMNAVFGEALTTLLARSRELAAADRPCTALVEWLGAIVTHAGEYRGLSRALMSASHDTSSALFECCAPLREAGARLLARAVESGHVRPEVSIDDLLQLTNAIALAAEQTPSDPDVADRLLKLTLMGLATR is encoded by the coding sequence ATGCGCGCCGACGCCCGCCGCAACTACGACCGCCTGCTCACCGAGGCCCGCCTCAGCTTCGCCGCGCACGGTACGGACGCCTCCCTGGAGGACATCGCGCGCCGCGCGGGCGTCGGCATCGGCACGCTGTACCGCCACTTCCCGAACCGCCACGCCCTCATGAACGCCGTCTTCGGCGAAGCCCTCACCACACTCCTGGCCCGCTCCCGCGAACTGGCCGCGGCGGACCGCCCCTGCACGGCGCTGGTCGAGTGGCTGGGCGCCATCGTCACCCACGCCGGCGAGTACCGCGGCCTCTCCCGCGCCCTCATGTCCGCGTCCCACGACACGAGTTCAGCCCTCTTCGAGTGCTGCGCCCCCCTCCGCGAGGCCGGCGCCCGCCTCCTCGCCCGCGCGGTGGAGTCCGGCCATGTACGCCCCGAGGTCTCCATCGACGACCTCCTCCAGCTCACCAACGCGATCGCCCTGGCCGCGGAACAGACTCCGTCCGACCCGGACGTGGCGGACCGCCTGCTGAAACTGACGCTGATGGGCCTTGCGACGCGGTAA
- a CDS encoding Maf family protein, whose translation MTGMTAEPLRRRLVLASASPARLGLLRQAGLAPEVIVSGVDEDALTAATPAALALVLAEAKATAVAALEETAGALVVGCDSVLELDGEALGKPADAEEATARWKSMRGRAGVLRTGHCVIDNATGRRVGETASTTVRFGEPTDAEIAAYVASGEPLHVAGAFTLDGRSAPFVDSVEGSHGNVIGLSLPLLRRLLAEHGVGITDLWA comes from the coding sequence ATGACCGGTATGACCGCCGAACCGCTCCGCCGCCGTCTCGTCCTGGCCTCCGCCTCGCCCGCCCGTCTCGGACTGCTCCGGCAGGCCGGGCTCGCCCCCGAGGTGATCGTCAGCGGGGTGGACGAGGACGCGCTGACCGCCGCCACCCCCGCCGCACTCGCGCTCGTACTCGCCGAGGCCAAGGCGACCGCCGTGGCCGCGCTCGAAGAGACCGCCGGCGCCCTCGTCGTCGGCTGCGACTCCGTCCTCGAACTCGACGGCGAGGCGCTCGGCAAGCCGGCCGACGCCGAGGAGGCCACCGCCCGCTGGAAGTCCATGCGCGGCCGCGCGGGTGTGCTCCGTACGGGCCACTGCGTCATCGACAACGCGACCGGCCGCCGCGTCGGCGAGACCGCCTCGACCACCGTCCGCTTCGGCGAGCCGACCGACGCCGAGATCGCCGCGTACGTCGCCTCCGGCGAACCGCTCCATGTCGCGGGCGCCTTCACCCTCGACGGCCGCTCGGCACCGTTCGTGGACTCCGTCGAGGGCAGCCACGGCAATGTCATCGGTCTGTCGCTGCCGCTGCTGCGCCGGCTCCTGGCCGAGCACGGGGTGGGAATCACCGACCTCTGGGCCTGA
- a CDS encoding response regulator transcription factor, translating to MTLRALLIEDDETIAEPLAEGLGRYGLTVDRAATGAAGLRGPYGDIVLLDLGLPDMDGIDVCRGIRRVSGVPIIMLTARGTEADRVLGLELGADDYLAKPFSVRELIARIRAVTRRSGVPAGFGTPDGFGPPPGFGTDPGPLQAPLPTPIPAPAPTPFQAPTPAPAAGFGFGPAFGAQDPVGFPIPVPLSTPRSAPLRAPDPAPEPAPDPDPTSPTGALIVDRRTRQVWVGERQIPLTPKEFDLLALLTEDPGAVYSRQQILDRVWDPHFHGPTKTLDVHVATLRRKLGDPAWIQTLRGVGLRLAVRTSSDALR from the coding sequence ATGACCCTTCGGGCCTTGCTCATCGAGGACGACGAGACCATCGCCGAACCCCTGGCCGAGGGGCTCGGCCGATACGGTCTGACGGTGGACCGGGCGGCCACCGGCGCGGCCGGGCTGCGTGGCCCGTACGGCGATATCGTGCTGCTCGATCTGGGGCTGCCGGACATGGACGGCATCGACGTCTGCCGGGGCATCCGGCGGGTCTCGGGCGTGCCGATCATCATGCTCACGGCGCGCGGCACGGAGGCCGACCGGGTCCTGGGGCTGGAGCTGGGCGCCGACGACTATCTCGCGAAGCCGTTCAGCGTACGGGAGTTGATCGCCCGGATCCGCGCGGTGACGCGCCGCAGCGGTGTGCCGGCGGGCTTCGGCACACCGGACGGCTTCGGCCCGCCGCCGGGGTTCGGCACCGACCCGGGCCCGCTCCAGGCACCGCTGCCGACACCGATCCCAGCACCGGCGCCGACACCGTTCCAGGCACCGACACCGGCCCCGGCCGCCGGCTTCGGTTTCGGACCGGCGTTCGGCGCACAGGACCCGGTGGGCTTCCCCATACCCGTACCCCTGTCGACCCCCCGGTCCGCACCTCTGCGCGCCCCCGATCCCGCCCCCGAGCCTGCCCCCGATCCCGACCCGACCTCCCCCACCGGAGCGCTGATCGTCGACCGCCGCACCCGCCAGGTCTGGGTCGGGGAGCGGCAGATCCCGCTCACGCCCAAGGAGTTCGACCTGCTGGCGCTGCTGACCGAGGACCCGGGCGCGGTCTACTCGCGCCAGCAGATCCTGGACCGGGTCTGGGATCCGCACTTCCACGGTCCGACCAAGACGCTGGACGTCCATGTCGCCACGCTGCGGCGCAAGTTGGGCGACCCGGCGTGGATCCAGACGCTGCGCGGGGTGGGTCTGCGCCTCGCGGTCCGCACCAGCAGCGACGCGCTCCGGTGA
- a CDS encoding sensor histidine kinase, which translates to MTRRLLLSYLTLAALVLVCLEIPLGYVYSGAERDRATNAAHQEAESVADYAALSLAYGRPDDLATHVTACATRIGGQIFVVGPRGALLYSSHGLTAQEREGLAELPEVVDALRGGAGADVRTTTVGGVSWLSVAVPVRHDGQLQGAVRLAVPTDTVADDVHRVWLTLALGGLGVLVGVAVVALVLTRWIGRPILELERAARTLASGSLTSPASVTKGPPEVRRLAATFNRTAALLEHLLASQSAFAGEASHQLKTPLAALRLRLDNLEIDVPPHLRPNLTAAMTETDRLARMVEGLLALARMEETALTPEPVDLEAVVRERLTAWHGLYEQQGVRLLLAGETVGPALAVPGAVEQILDNLLSNALRVSFINGSVTVVLRPTSTGAELSVVDQGPGMTAEQRRRAFDRFWRAPDAPKGGTGLGLSLVQRLTLAGGGEAILLPAQGGGLQAVIRLQGVPSTPTRRSPGRPGRPGRQGRRGRQGRQGRGPEPRPRPAIGAGTSGR; encoded by the coding sequence GTGACGCGCCGACTGCTCCTCAGCTATCTGACGCTGGCCGCGCTGGTCCTCGTCTGCCTGGAGATCCCGCTCGGGTACGTCTACAGCGGCGCCGAGCGGGACCGCGCCACCAACGCGGCCCACCAGGAGGCCGAGTCGGTCGCCGACTACGCCGCGCTCTCCCTCGCGTACGGGCGGCCGGACGACCTCGCCACGCATGTCACGGCGTGCGCCACCCGGATCGGCGGCCAGATCTTCGTCGTCGGCCCCCGGGGCGCGCTGCTCTACTCCTCCCACGGGCTCACCGCCCAGGAGCGGGAGGGCCTCGCCGAACTGCCGGAGGTCGTCGACGCGCTGCGCGGCGGCGCCGGCGCCGATGTCCGTACGACCACCGTCGGCGGCGTCAGCTGGCTGTCGGTCGCCGTGCCGGTGCGCCACGACGGACAGCTCCAGGGCGCGGTACGGCTGGCGGTGCCCACCGACACGGTCGCCGACGATGTCCACCGGGTGTGGCTGACGCTGGCGCTGGGCGGGCTCGGGGTGCTGGTGGGCGTCGCCGTGGTGGCGCTCGTCCTGACCCGCTGGATAGGCAGGCCCATCCTCGAACTGGAGCGCGCCGCCCGCACGCTGGCGAGCGGCAGCCTCACCAGCCCGGCCTCCGTCACCAAGGGGCCGCCCGAGGTACGGCGGCTGGCCGCGACGTTCAACCGGACGGCCGCGCTGCTGGAACACCTGCTCGCCTCCCAGAGCGCCTTCGCGGGCGAGGCGTCCCACCAGCTGAAGACCCCGCTGGCGGCGCTGCGGCTGCGGCTGGACAACCTGGAGATCGACGTACCGCCCCATCTGCGTCCGAACCTGACTGCGGCGATGACCGAGACCGACCGGCTGGCCCGGATGGTCGAAGGGCTGCTGGCGCTCGCCCGGATGGAGGAGACCGCGCTCACGCCGGAGCCGGTCGATCTGGAAGCGGTGGTACGGGAGCGCCTCACGGCGTGGCACGGCCTGTACGAGCAGCAGGGCGTACGGCTGCTCCTGGCGGGCGAGACGGTCGGCCCGGCGCTGGCCGTCCCCGGCGCGGTCGAACAGATCCTGGACAACCTGCTCTCCAACGCGCTGCGCGTCTCCTTCATCAACGGCTCGGTGACCGTGGTCCTGCGGCCGACCTCCACCGGCGCGGAGCTGAGCGTCGTGGACCAGGGGCCGGGGATGACGGCCGAGCAGCGCCGCCGCGCCTTCGACCGCTTCTGGCGCGCGCCGGACGCCCCCAAGGGCGGTACGGGCCTGGGCCTCTCCCTGGTCCAGCGCCTGACGCTGGCCGGCGGCGGCGAGGCGATCCTGCTGCCCGCCCAGGGCGGCGGCCTCCAGGCGGTCATCCGGCTCCAGGGCGTCCCGTCCACCCCGACGCGCCGCTCGCCCGGCCGGCCCGGCCGCCCGGGGCGCCAGGGCCGCCGGGGCCGCCAAGGCCGTCAGGGCCGCGGCCCGGAACCCCGCCCGCGGCCCGCGATCGGCGCCGGAACGAGTGGCCGCTGA